A part of Loxodonta africana isolate mLoxAfr1 chromosome 11, mLoxAfr1.hap2, whole genome shotgun sequence genomic DNA contains:
- the CD22 gene encoding B-cell receptor CD22 isoform X7 translates to MTMGPSFHAVSCLNNLLIPRPGAILLTFQRLSGSSLRLLPRHDTMRLFGPSLLLLEYLAFSDSASWKVDHPGTLYSWEGACVWIPCLYKTPYRSKPLESFTVYHNFKYDNITKNFTGTILYTNKEALPYPEKSRVEFLGNYKNNCSLHIKTVHVNDSGQLGLRMTAGTDKWMEPINLNVSEKPPPPHIQLPLEIQESQEVTLTCSLNFTCPGYQIQLQWSLEESAVTLISMDPKTVSTESKLTFHPNWTHHGQNLTCQLKDNSGEMLSQEMVQLNVNHSPKLKIEISSGKATVMEGESVIFTCLVISSNPEHGDISWFKDSTKLIMQKTNVLTLSTVTKRDSGKYHCQSFNSVGAGKSEDVVLHVQFTPEPSSVQIVPSPANEGEMVELTCTSLAYPPPTNYTWYHNGQEVQGRREKNFQIPKLLLCHAGNYSCLAENSLGPGEIGQEAELDIQYAPKGVTMVIQNPTPIREGDDVTLVCNYNSSNPRVTEYKWKPEASKNKSFPEVMMIRKVTWDVKPITCEACNLWCSKAPFVTLDVHYAPKDVRVMKISPRTEIHSGHPVLLRCDFSRSHPMDVRFFWKKNGSFLEEGQELSFDSISPEDAGHYSCLVNNSIGQTTSEAWMLQVLYKPRGLRVSIAPQDRVMEGKKATLTCESDANPPVSWYTWFDWNNQNLHHAAQTLRLEPVNVKHSGAYWCQGNNQLGMGQSPPSTLTVYYSPETIGKRAALGIGVCLSIFILAIWGVKVYRSWKKIREQQELQENSSGQSFFVKNKK, encoded by the exons ATGACTATGGGCCCTAGCTTCCATGCCGTATCCTGTCTCAACAACCTTCTAATTCCTAGGCCTGGGGCCATACTTCTTACTTTCCAGAGACTGTCTGGGAGCTCCTTGAG GCTCCTACCTAGACACGACACCATGCGTCTCTTCGGCCCCTCGCTCCTGCTTCTCG AATACTTGGCTTTCTCTGACTCAGCTTCATGGAAGGTTGACCACCCTGGCACTCTCTACAGCTGGGAAGGGGCTTGTGTCTGGATTCCCTGCCTCTACAAAACTCCATATCGGTCAAAGCCCCTGGAAAGCTTCACTGTGTACCACAATTTTAAGTATGACAACATCACCAAGAACTTTACGGGGAccatcctctacaccaacaaggagGCTCTTCCTTACCCAGAGAAAAGCAGGGTAGAATTCCTGGGGAACTACAAAAACAACTGCAGCCTGCACATCAAGACAGTGCACGTCAATGACAGTGGTCAGCTGGGGCTGAGGATGACAGCAGGAACTGATAAATGGATGGAGCCAATAAACCTCAATGTCTCTG AAAAGCCTCCTCCACCTCACATTCAGCTCCCTCTAGAAATCCAAGAGTCCCAAGAAGTCACTCTGACCTGCTCACTGAATTTCACCTGTCCTGGGTACCAGATCCAATTGCAGTGGTCATTGGAGGAGTCAGCTGTCACCTTGATCTCCATGGACCCCAAGACTGTCTCCACAGAGAGCAAGCTCACGTTCCACCCGAACTGGACTCACCACGGGCAGAACCTGACATGCCAGCTCAAGGATAACTCAGGGGAGATGCTCTCACAGGAAATGGTGCAGCTGAATGTGAACC ACTCTCCAAAGTTGAAGATCGAGATCAGTTCCGGAAAAGCCACTGTCATGGAAGGAGAGTCTGTGATTTTTACGTGCCTTGTCATCAGCAGCAACCCAGAGCATGGAGATATATCCTGGTTCAAGGACAGCACCAAACTGATCATGCAAAAGACGAACGTGTTAACTCTGTCCACAGTGACCAAGAGAGACAGTGGGAAGTACCATTGTCAGAGCTTCAATTCTGTGGGCGCAGGAAAGTCGGAAGACGTGGTCCTCCATGTGCAGT TTACGCCAGAACCTTCCAGTGTTCAGATCGTCCCCTCACCAGCTAATGAGGGAGAGATGGTGGAGCTGACTTGTACATCGCTAGCCTACCCTCCTCCTACAAATTACACCTGGTATCACAATGGGCAAGAAGTtcagggaaggagagaaaagaattTCCAGATCCCAAAACTTCTCCTCTGTCATGCTGGGAATTATTCCTGTTTGGCAGAAAACAGTCTTGGTCCTGGAgagattggccaggaagctgagtTGGACATACAAT atgcCCCCAAGGGGGTGACCATGGTGATTCAGAATCCGACACCAATTCGAGAAGGAGACGATGTGACCCTGGTCTGTAACTACAATTCCAGTAACCCTAGGGTTACTGAGTATAAATGGAAACCTGAAGCCTCCAAGAATAAGTCATTCCCCGAGGTGATGATGATTAGAAAAGTCACCTGGGATGTCAAGCCAATCACCTGCGAGGCCTGTAACCTCTGGTGTTCGAAGGCTCCCTTTGTCACACTGGATGTCCACT ATGCCCCCAAAGACGTCAGGGTCATGAAGATCAGCCCCAGGACTGAGATCCACTCAGGGCACCCAGTCCTCCTTCGATGTGACTTCTCAAGAAGCCACCCTATGGATGTCCGCTTCTTCTGGAAGAAAAATGGAAGCTTTCTGGAGGAAGGACAAGAGCTGAGTTTTGACTCCATCTCCCCAGAAGATGCTGGACATTACAGCTGCTTGGTCaacaactccataggacagaccACATCTGAGGCCTGGATGCTCCAAGTACTGT ATAAACCTAGGGGGCTGCGGGTGTCCATCGCCCCACAAGACAGAGTGATGGAGGGGAAGAAGGCAACCTTGACGTGTGAGAGCGATGCCAACCCGCCTGTCTCCTGGTATACCTGGTTTGACTGGAACAACCAAAACCTCCACCATGCGGCTCAGACGCTGAGATTGGAGCCTGTGAATGTCAAGCACTCTGGCGCCTATTGGTGCCAGGGTAACAACCAGCTGGGCATGGGCCAGTCACCCCCCAGCACCCTCACTGTCTACT ATAGCCCAGAGACCATAGGCAAGAGAGCAGCTCTGGGAATCGGGGTGTGCCTGTCCATCTTCATCCTGGCAATCTGGGGGGTCAAGGTTTACAGAAG TTGGAAGAAGATTCGAGAGCAGCAGGAGCTTCAGGAAAATTCCAGTGGGCAGAGCTTCTTTGTGAAGAATAAGAAG TGA
- the CD22 gene encoding B-cell receptor CD22 isoform X4 produces the protein MSLPCVKLFTQTRLLPRHDTMRLFGPSLLLLEYLAFSDSASWKVDHPGTLYSWEGACVWIPCLYKTPYRSKPLESFTVYHNFKYDNITKNFTGTILYTNKEALPYPEKSRVEFLGNYKNNCSLHIKTVHVNDSGQLGLRMTAGTDKWMEPINLNVSEKPPPPHIQLPLEIQESQEVTLTCSLNFTCPGYQIQLQWSLEESAVTLISMDPKTVSTESKLTFHPNWTHHGQNLTCQLKDNSGEMLSQEMVQLNVNHSPKLKIEISSGKATVMEGESVIFTCLVISSNPEHGDISWFKDSTKLIMQKTNVLTLSTVTKRDSGKYHCQSFNSVGAGKSEDVVLHVQFTPEPSSVQIVPSPANEGEMVELTCTSLAYPPPTNYTWYHNGQEVQGRREKNFQIPKLLLCHAGNYSCLAENSLGPGEIGQEAELDIQYAPKGVTMVIQNPTPIREGDDVTLVCNYNSSNPRVTEYKWKPEASKNKSFPEVMMIRKVTWDVKPITCEACNLWCSKAPFVTLDVHYAPKDVRVMKISPRTEIHSGHPVLLRCDFSRSHPMDVRFFWKKNGSFLEEGQELSFDSISPEDAGHYSCLVNNSIGQTTSEAWMLQVLYKPRGLRVSIAPQDRVMEGKKATLTCESDANPPVSWYTWFDWNNQNLHHAAQTLRLEPVNVKHSGAYWCQGNNQLGMGQSPPSTLTVYYSPETIGKRAALGIGVCLSIFILAIWGVKVYRSWKKIREQQELQENSSGQSFFVKNKKIRRAGLSEGPHSLGCYNPAMEDGISYAALRFPFGETDTPGADDVGTSASVSNMEDMVTYSVVQKRRVPKERGTEMRQKDADYGQFLNKRTPAWDLGSSAEIKQRTNGQGEQTVGDW, from the exons ATGTCTCTCCCTTGTGTAAAACTCTTCACCCAAACCAG GCTCCTACCTAGACACGACACCATGCGTCTCTTCGGCCCCTCGCTCCTGCTTCTCG AATACTTGGCTTTCTCTGACTCAGCTTCATGGAAGGTTGACCACCCTGGCACTCTCTACAGCTGGGAAGGGGCTTGTGTCTGGATTCCCTGCCTCTACAAAACTCCATATCGGTCAAAGCCCCTGGAAAGCTTCACTGTGTACCACAATTTTAAGTATGACAACATCACCAAGAACTTTACGGGGAccatcctctacaccaacaaggagGCTCTTCCTTACCCAGAGAAAAGCAGGGTAGAATTCCTGGGGAACTACAAAAACAACTGCAGCCTGCACATCAAGACAGTGCACGTCAATGACAGTGGTCAGCTGGGGCTGAGGATGACAGCAGGAACTGATAAATGGATGGAGCCAATAAACCTCAATGTCTCTG AAAAGCCTCCTCCACCTCACATTCAGCTCCCTCTAGAAATCCAAGAGTCCCAAGAAGTCACTCTGACCTGCTCACTGAATTTCACCTGTCCTGGGTACCAGATCCAATTGCAGTGGTCATTGGAGGAGTCAGCTGTCACCTTGATCTCCATGGACCCCAAGACTGTCTCCACAGAGAGCAAGCTCACGTTCCACCCGAACTGGACTCACCACGGGCAGAACCTGACATGCCAGCTCAAGGATAACTCAGGGGAGATGCTCTCACAGGAAATGGTGCAGCTGAATGTGAACC ACTCTCCAAAGTTGAAGATCGAGATCAGTTCCGGAAAAGCCACTGTCATGGAAGGAGAGTCTGTGATTTTTACGTGCCTTGTCATCAGCAGCAACCCAGAGCATGGAGATATATCCTGGTTCAAGGACAGCACCAAACTGATCATGCAAAAGACGAACGTGTTAACTCTGTCCACAGTGACCAAGAGAGACAGTGGGAAGTACCATTGTCAGAGCTTCAATTCTGTGGGCGCAGGAAAGTCGGAAGACGTGGTCCTCCATGTGCAGT TTACGCCAGAACCTTCCAGTGTTCAGATCGTCCCCTCACCAGCTAATGAGGGAGAGATGGTGGAGCTGACTTGTACATCGCTAGCCTACCCTCCTCCTACAAATTACACCTGGTATCACAATGGGCAAGAAGTtcagggaaggagagaaaagaattTCCAGATCCCAAAACTTCTCCTCTGTCATGCTGGGAATTATTCCTGTTTGGCAGAAAACAGTCTTGGTCCTGGAgagattggccaggaagctgagtTGGACATACAAT atgcCCCCAAGGGGGTGACCATGGTGATTCAGAATCCGACACCAATTCGAGAAGGAGACGATGTGACCCTGGTCTGTAACTACAATTCCAGTAACCCTAGGGTTACTGAGTATAAATGGAAACCTGAAGCCTCCAAGAATAAGTCATTCCCCGAGGTGATGATGATTAGAAAAGTCACCTGGGATGTCAAGCCAATCACCTGCGAGGCCTGTAACCTCTGGTGTTCGAAGGCTCCCTTTGTCACACTGGATGTCCACT ATGCCCCCAAAGACGTCAGGGTCATGAAGATCAGCCCCAGGACTGAGATCCACTCAGGGCACCCAGTCCTCCTTCGATGTGACTTCTCAAGAAGCCACCCTATGGATGTCCGCTTCTTCTGGAAGAAAAATGGAAGCTTTCTGGAGGAAGGACAAGAGCTGAGTTTTGACTCCATCTCCCCAGAAGATGCTGGACATTACAGCTGCTTGGTCaacaactccataggacagaccACATCTGAGGCCTGGATGCTCCAAGTACTGT ATAAACCTAGGGGGCTGCGGGTGTCCATCGCCCCACAAGACAGAGTGATGGAGGGGAAGAAGGCAACCTTGACGTGTGAGAGCGATGCCAACCCGCCTGTCTCCTGGTATACCTGGTTTGACTGGAACAACCAAAACCTCCACCATGCGGCTCAGACGCTGAGATTGGAGCCTGTGAATGTCAAGCACTCTGGCGCCTATTGGTGCCAGGGTAACAACCAGCTGGGCATGGGCCAGTCACCCCCCAGCACCCTCACTGTCTACT ATAGCCCAGAGACCATAGGCAAGAGAGCAGCTCTGGGAATCGGGGTGTGCCTGTCCATCTTCATCCTGGCAATCTGGGGGGTCAAGGTTTACAGAAG TTGGAAGAAGATTCGAGAGCAGCAGGAGCTTCAGGAAAATTCCAGTGGGCAGAGCTTCTTTGTGAAGAATAAGAAG ATTAGAAGAGCCGGCCTCTCCGAAGGGCCCCACTCCCTAGGATGCTATAACCCAGCGATGGAAGATGGCATTAGCTATGCTGCCTTGCGCTTTCCTTTTGGGGAGACGGACACACCAGGCGCTGA TGATGTGGGGACTTCAGCCAGTGTCTCAAACATGGAGGACATGGTCACTTACTCTGTGGTGCAGAAGCGGCGAGTG CCCAAGGAAAGAGGGACAGAAATGAGGCAGAAAGATGCTGACTACGGCCAATTTCTGAACAAGAGGACACCGGCTTGGGATCTTGGATCCTCAGCTGAAATTAAGCAAAGAACGAATGGGCAGGGAGAGCAGACGGTGGGAGACTGGTGA
- the CD22 gene encoding B-cell receptor CD22 isoform X1, which produces MTMGPSFHAVSCLNNLLIPRPGAILLTFQRLSGSSLRLLPRHDTMRLFGPSLLLLEYLAFSDSASWKVDHPGTLYSWEGACVWIPCLYKTPYRSKPLESFTVYHNFKYDNITKNFTGTILYTNKEALPYPEKSRVEFLGNYKNNCSLHIKTVHVNDSGQLGLRMTAGTDKWMEPINLNVSEKPPPPHIQLPLEIQESQEVTLTCSLNFTCPGYQIQLQWSLEESAVTLISMDPKTVSTESKLTFHPNWTHHGQNLTCQLKDNSGEMLSQEMVQLNVNHSPKLKIEISSGKATVMEGESVIFTCLVISSNPEHGDISWFKDSTKLIMQKTNVLTLSTVTKRDSGKYHCQSFNSVGAGKSEDVVLHVQFTPEPSSVQIVPSPANEGEMVELTCTSLAYPPPTNYTWYHNGQEVQGRREKNFQIPKLLLCHAGNYSCLAENSLGPGEIGQEAELDIQYAPKGVTMVIQNPTPIREGDDVTLVCNYNSSNPRVTEYKWKPEASKNKSFPEVMMIRKVTWDVKPITCEACNLWCSKAPFVTLDVHYAPKDVRVMKISPRTEIHSGHPVLLRCDFSRSHPMDVRFFWKKNGSFLEEGQELSFDSISPEDAGHYSCLVNNSIGQTTSEAWMLQVLYKPRGLRVSIAPQDRVMEGKKATLTCESDANPPVSWYTWFDWNNQNLHHAAQTLRLEPVNVKHSGAYWCQGNNQLGMGQSPPSTLTVYYSPETIGKRAALGIGVCLSIFILAIWGVKVYRSWKKIREQQELQENSSGQSFFVKNKKIRRAGLSEGPHSLGCYNPAMEDGISYAALRFPFGETDTPGADDVGTSASVSNMEDMVTYSVVQKRRVPKERGTEMRQKDADYGQFLNKRTPAWDLGSSAEIKQRTNGQGEQTVGDW; this is translated from the exons ATGACTATGGGCCCTAGCTTCCATGCCGTATCCTGTCTCAACAACCTTCTAATTCCTAGGCCTGGGGCCATACTTCTTACTTTCCAGAGACTGTCTGGGAGCTCCTTGAG GCTCCTACCTAGACACGACACCATGCGTCTCTTCGGCCCCTCGCTCCTGCTTCTCG AATACTTGGCTTTCTCTGACTCAGCTTCATGGAAGGTTGACCACCCTGGCACTCTCTACAGCTGGGAAGGGGCTTGTGTCTGGATTCCCTGCCTCTACAAAACTCCATATCGGTCAAAGCCCCTGGAAAGCTTCACTGTGTACCACAATTTTAAGTATGACAACATCACCAAGAACTTTACGGGGAccatcctctacaccaacaaggagGCTCTTCCTTACCCAGAGAAAAGCAGGGTAGAATTCCTGGGGAACTACAAAAACAACTGCAGCCTGCACATCAAGACAGTGCACGTCAATGACAGTGGTCAGCTGGGGCTGAGGATGACAGCAGGAACTGATAAATGGATGGAGCCAATAAACCTCAATGTCTCTG AAAAGCCTCCTCCACCTCACATTCAGCTCCCTCTAGAAATCCAAGAGTCCCAAGAAGTCACTCTGACCTGCTCACTGAATTTCACCTGTCCTGGGTACCAGATCCAATTGCAGTGGTCATTGGAGGAGTCAGCTGTCACCTTGATCTCCATGGACCCCAAGACTGTCTCCACAGAGAGCAAGCTCACGTTCCACCCGAACTGGACTCACCACGGGCAGAACCTGACATGCCAGCTCAAGGATAACTCAGGGGAGATGCTCTCACAGGAAATGGTGCAGCTGAATGTGAACC ACTCTCCAAAGTTGAAGATCGAGATCAGTTCCGGAAAAGCCACTGTCATGGAAGGAGAGTCTGTGATTTTTACGTGCCTTGTCATCAGCAGCAACCCAGAGCATGGAGATATATCCTGGTTCAAGGACAGCACCAAACTGATCATGCAAAAGACGAACGTGTTAACTCTGTCCACAGTGACCAAGAGAGACAGTGGGAAGTACCATTGTCAGAGCTTCAATTCTGTGGGCGCAGGAAAGTCGGAAGACGTGGTCCTCCATGTGCAGT TTACGCCAGAACCTTCCAGTGTTCAGATCGTCCCCTCACCAGCTAATGAGGGAGAGATGGTGGAGCTGACTTGTACATCGCTAGCCTACCCTCCTCCTACAAATTACACCTGGTATCACAATGGGCAAGAAGTtcagggaaggagagaaaagaattTCCAGATCCCAAAACTTCTCCTCTGTCATGCTGGGAATTATTCCTGTTTGGCAGAAAACAGTCTTGGTCCTGGAgagattggccaggaagctgagtTGGACATACAAT atgcCCCCAAGGGGGTGACCATGGTGATTCAGAATCCGACACCAATTCGAGAAGGAGACGATGTGACCCTGGTCTGTAACTACAATTCCAGTAACCCTAGGGTTACTGAGTATAAATGGAAACCTGAAGCCTCCAAGAATAAGTCATTCCCCGAGGTGATGATGATTAGAAAAGTCACCTGGGATGTCAAGCCAATCACCTGCGAGGCCTGTAACCTCTGGTGTTCGAAGGCTCCCTTTGTCACACTGGATGTCCACT ATGCCCCCAAAGACGTCAGGGTCATGAAGATCAGCCCCAGGACTGAGATCCACTCAGGGCACCCAGTCCTCCTTCGATGTGACTTCTCAAGAAGCCACCCTATGGATGTCCGCTTCTTCTGGAAGAAAAATGGAAGCTTTCTGGAGGAAGGACAAGAGCTGAGTTTTGACTCCATCTCCCCAGAAGATGCTGGACATTACAGCTGCTTGGTCaacaactccataggacagaccACATCTGAGGCCTGGATGCTCCAAGTACTGT ATAAACCTAGGGGGCTGCGGGTGTCCATCGCCCCACAAGACAGAGTGATGGAGGGGAAGAAGGCAACCTTGACGTGTGAGAGCGATGCCAACCCGCCTGTCTCCTGGTATACCTGGTTTGACTGGAACAACCAAAACCTCCACCATGCGGCTCAGACGCTGAGATTGGAGCCTGTGAATGTCAAGCACTCTGGCGCCTATTGGTGCCAGGGTAACAACCAGCTGGGCATGGGCCAGTCACCCCCCAGCACCCTCACTGTCTACT ATAGCCCAGAGACCATAGGCAAGAGAGCAGCTCTGGGAATCGGGGTGTGCCTGTCCATCTTCATCCTGGCAATCTGGGGGGTCAAGGTTTACAGAAG TTGGAAGAAGATTCGAGAGCAGCAGGAGCTTCAGGAAAATTCCAGTGGGCAGAGCTTCTTTGTGAAGAATAAGAAG ATTAGAAGAGCCGGCCTCTCCGAAGGGCCCCACTCCCTAGGATGCTATAACCCAGCGATGGAAGATGGCATTAGCTATGCTGCCTTGCGCTTTCCTTTTGGGGAGACGGACACACCAGGCGCTGA TGATGTGGGGACTTCAGCCAGTGTCTCAAACATGGAGGACATGGTCACTTACTCTGTGGTGCAGAAGCGGCGAGTG CCCAAGGAAAGAGGGACAGAAATGAGGCAGAAAGATGCTGACTACGGCCAATTTCTGAACAAGAGGACACCGGCTTGGGATCTTGGATCCTCAGCTGAAATTAAGCAAAGAACGAATGGGCAGGGAGAGCAGACGGTGGGAGACTGGTGA
- the CD22 gene encoding B-cell receptor CD22 isoform X8 yields the protein MSLIQLQWSLEESAVTLISMDPKTVSTESKLTFHPNWTHHGQNLTCQLKDNSGEMLSQEMVQLNVNHSPKLKIEISSGKATVMEGESVIFTCLVISSNPEHGDISWFKDSTKLIMQKTNVLTLSTVTKRDSGKYHCQSFNSVGAGKSEDVVLHVQFTPEPSSVQIVPSPANEGEMVELTCTSLAYPPPTNYTWYHNGQEVQGRREKNFQIPKLLLCHAGNYSCLAENSLGPGEIGQEAELDIQYAPKGVTMVIQNPTPIREGDDVTLVCNYNSSNPRVTEYKWKPEASKNKSFPEVMMIRKVTWDVKPITCEACNLWCSKAPFVTLDVHYAPKDVRVMKISPRTEIHSGHPVLLRCDFSRSHPMDVRFFWKKNGSFLEEGQELSFDSISPEDAGHYSCLVNNSIGQTTSEAWMLQVLYKPRGLRVSIAPQDRVMEGKKATLTCESDANPPVSWYTWFDWNNQNLHHAAQTLRLEPVNVKHSGAYWCQGNNQLGMGQSPPSTLTVYYSPETIGKRAALGIGVCLSIFILAIWGVKVYRSWKKIREQQELQENSSGQSFFVKNKKIRRAGLSEGPHSLGCYNPAMEDGISYAALRFPFGETDTPGADDVGTSASVSNMEDMVTYSVVQKRRVPKERGTEMRQKDADYGQFLNKRTPAWDLGSSAEIKQRTNGQGEQTVGDW from the exons ATGTCTCTG ATCCAATTGCAGTGGTCATTGGAGGAGTCAGCTGTCACCTTGATCTCCATGGACCCCAAGACTGTCTCCACAGAGAGCAAGCTCACGTTCCACCCGAACTGGACTCACCACGGGCAGAACCTGACATGCCAGCTCAAGGATAACTCAGGGGAGATGCTCTCACAGGAAATGGTGCAGCTGAATGTGAACC ACTCTCCAAAGTTGAAGATCGAGATCAGTTCCGGAAAAGCCACTGTCATGGAAGGAGAGTCTGTGATTTTTACGTGCCTTGTCATCAGCAGCAACCCAGAGCATGGAGATATATCCTGGTTCAAGGACAGCACCAAACTGATCATGCAAAAGACGAACGTGTTAACTCTGTCCACAGTGACCAAGAGAGACAGTGGGAAGTACCATTGTCAGAGCTTCAATTCTGTGGGCGCAGGAAAGTCGGAAGACGTGGTCCTCCATGTGCAGT TTACGCCAGAACCTTCCAGTGTTCAGATCGTCCCCTCACCAGCTAATGAGGGAGAGATGGTGGAGCTGACTTGTACATCGCTAGCCTACCCTCCTCCTACAAATTACACCTGGTATCACAATGGGCAAGAAGTtcagggaaggagagaaaagaattTCCAGATCCCAAAACTTCTCCTCTGTCATGCTGGGAATTATTCCTGTTTGGCAGAAAACAGTCTTGGTCCTGGAgagattggccaggaagctgagtTGGACATACAAT atgcCCCCAAGGGGGTGACCATGGTGATTCAGAATCCGACACCAATTCGAGAAGGAGACGATGTGACCCTGGTCTGTAACTACAATTCCAGTAACCCTAGGGTTACTGAGTATAAATGGAAACCTGAAGCCTCCAAGAATAAGTCATTCCCCGAGGTGATGATGATTAGAAAAGTCACCTGGGATGTCAAGCCAATCACCTGCGAGGCCTGTAACCTCTGGTGTTCGAAGGCTCCCTTTGTCACACTGGATGTCCACT ATGCCCCCAAAGACGTCAGGGTCATGAAGATCAGCCCCAGGACTGAGATCCACTCAGGGCACCCAGTCCTCCTTCGATGTGACTTCTCAAGAAGCCACCCTATGGATGTCCGCTTCTTCTGGAAGAAAAATGGAAGCTTTCTGGAGGAAGGACAAGAGCTGAGTTTTGACTCCATCTCCCCAGAAGATGCTGGACATTACAGCTGCTTGGTCaacaactccataggacagaccACATCTGAGGCCTGGATGCTCCAAGTACTGT ATAAACCTAGGGGGCTGCGGGTGTCCATCGCCCCACAAGACAGAGTGATGGAGGGGAAGAAGGCAACCTTGACGTGTGAGAGCGATGCCAACCCGCCTGTCTCCTGGTATACCTGGTTTGACTGGAACAACCAAAACCTCCACCATGCGGCTCAGACGCTGAGATTGGAGCCTGTGAATGTCAAGCACTCTGGCGCCTATTGGTGCCAGGGTAACAACCAGCTGGGCATGGGCCAGTCACCCCCCAGCACCCTCACTGTCTACT ATAGCCCAGAGACCATAGGCAAGAGAGCAGCTCTGGGAATCGGGGTGTGCCTGTCCATCTTCATCCTGGCAATCTGGGGGGTCAAGGTTTACAGAAG TTGGAAGAAGATTCGAGAGCAGCAGGAGCTTCAGGAAAATTCCAGTGGGCAGAGCTTCTTTGTGAAGAATAAGAAG ATTAGAAGAGCCGGCCTCTCCGAAGGGCCCCACTCCCTAGGATGCTATAACCCAGCGATGGAAGATGGCATTAGCTATGCTGCCTTGCGCTTTCCTTTTGGGGAGACGGACACACCAGGCGCTGA TGATGTGGGGACTTCAGCCAGTGTCTCAAACATGGAGGACATGGTCACTTACTCTGTGGTGCAGAAGCGGCGAGTG CCCAAGGAAAGAGGGACAGAAATGAGGCAGAAAGATGCTGACTACGGCCAATTTCTGAACAAGAGGACACCGGCTTGGGATCTTGGATCCTCAGCTGAAATTAAGCAAAGAACGAATGGGCAGGGAGAGCAGACGGTGGGAGACTGGTGA